From a single Nissabacter sp. SGAir0207 genomic region:
- a CDS encoding DUF1480 family protein — protein MGKTTVRIGSYEIQDAELSAPDTSCGHNTLRIPCQSDPELCMQLDGWDDHTSIPATLDGCQRTLYKERYDKQCDAWVLRME, from the coding sequence ATGGGCAAGACCACGGTTAGAATCGGCAGTTATGAGATCCAGGATGCCGAGCTGTCAGCGCCGGACACCTCCTGCGGCCACAATACCCTGCGCATTCCCTGTCAGTCTGACCCGGAGCTGTGTATGCAACTGGATGGCTGGGACGATCACACCAGCATTCCCGCCACGCTGGATGGCTGCCAACGTACGCTCTACAAGGAGCGCTATGACAAGCAGTGCGATGCGTGGGTACTGCGGATGGAGTAG
- a CDS encoding spore coat protein U domain-containing protein, with product MMTPSLRRAPLWAATLLLGLLGLGHDARADCAISNGTVNLGSQSSFTAYNSRLRAQGTGGLTCSGLTVNLGGANTLRATIASTSNNMRLLNTDGSGDAIPYLIYPDANYQYAFSSGQTIDYNSLNLVAALFQNPNVTVPLYIQTTTGANVRSGTYSDVISVVWNYSVCYLGVLTCLGAWTGTGTALVTVTAIITKDCAINSAPNVNLGSVALVGQFNAVTQSITLTCTKTEGYKTYVTNGNNYVSPWKRMANTTTPGTFLQYQIYQSNGTTLWDSNNKLNGSGTGLSQSIAYVVRVNGSQAQQPAGSYSDNVTLTLEY from the coding sequence ATGATGACCCCCTCCCTGCGCCGCGCGCCGCTGTGGGCCGCCACCCTGCTGCTGGGCCTACTGGGCCTCGGCCACGACGCCCGCGCCGACTGCGCCATCAGCAACGGCACCGTCAACCTCGGCAGCCAAAGCTCCTTCACTGCCTACAACAGCCGCCTGCGCGCTCAGGGCACCGGTGGCCTGACCTGCTCCGGGCTGACGGTCAACCTGGGCGGCGCCAACACCCTGCGCGCCACCATCGCCTCCACCAGCAACAATATGCGGCTGCTGAACACCGACGGCTCCGGTGACGCCATCCCCTACCTGATCTACCCGGACGCCAACTATCAGTACGCCTTCAGTAGCGGCCAGACCATCGACTACAACAGTCTCAACCTGGTGGCGGCGCTGTTCCAAAACCCCAACGTTACGGTACCGCTCTATATCCAGACCACCACCGGCGCCAATGTGCGCTCCGGCACCTACAGCGACGTCATTAGCGTCGTCTGGAACTACTCGGTCTGCTACCTTGGGGTGCTGACCTGCCTCGGTGCTTGGACTGGCACCGGCACCGCGCTGGTGACCGTGACCGCCATCATCACCAAGGATTGCGCCATCAACAGCGCGCCCAACGTCAACCTCGGCAGCGTGGCGCTGGTCGGCCAGTTCAACGCCGTCACCCAGAGCATCACCCTCACCTGCACCAAAACCGAGGGCTACAAAACCTACGTCACCAACGGCAACAACTACGTTAGCCCTTGGAAGCGGATGGCCAACACCACCACGCCCGGCACCTTCCTGCAATACCAGATCTACCAATCCAACGGCACCACCCTATGGGACAGCAACAACAAGCTGAACGGCAGCGGCACCGGGCTGAGCCAGAGCATCGCCTATGTGGTGCGGGTCAACGGCTCGCAGGCGCAGCAACCCGCCGGCAGCTACAGCGACAACGTGACCCTGACGCTCGAGTATTAG
- a CDS encoding spore coat U domain-containing protein, with amino-acid sequence MGLLAAGGCWPVTAVTKTASVNVSTTLVASCTAGTTVNGVVSFGTLNFGTTAFLSRAVNVTGQQNAGAIQIKCNNGTAWRVLLGGGNSGNTTSRYLVGGPSAQRVTYNLYTSAAYTTVWDNVTGVAGTGTGQTLFLPVYGRIPVQATPAIGTYSDTVQVTVSW; translated from the coding sequence ATGGGCCTGCTGGCTGCCGGGGGGTGCTGGCCGGTTACCGCCGTGACCAAAACCGCCAGCGTCAATGTCAGTACGACGCTGGTGGCCTCCTGCACGGCGGGCACCACCGTCAATGGCGTGGTCAGCTTCGGCACGCTCAACTTTGGCACCACCGCTTTCCTCTCCCGCGCCGTGAATGTCACCGGCCAGCAAAACGCGGGCGCCATCCAGATTAAGTGCAATAACGGCACCGCCTGGCGAGTCCTGCTGGGCGGTGGCAACAGCGGCAACACCACCAGCCGCTATTTGGTCGGGGGGCCATCGGCCCAGCGCGTCACCTACAACCTGTACACCAGCGCGGCGTATACCACCGTCTGGGACAACGTCACCGGCGTGGCAGGCACGGGCACCGGCCAGACCCTGTTCTTGCCGGTGTATGGCCGTATCCCGGTACAGGCCACACCGGCCATTGGCACCTACAGCGACACGGTGCAAGTCACCGTCAGCTGGTAG
- a CDS encoding ASCH domain-containing protein, whose translation MKNLPEKYQDADRWAFADNEALADALAKKVVEGVKTATCAPLDDEGVPQVGDTFVVVDGRNQPVCAIELTSTDLVPFDQVPESHARAEAEGDGTLADWRQQQQAFFEEYEMFSPQMTLVLMNFRVVETF comes from the coding sequence ATGAAAAATTTGCCTGAGAAGTACCAGGATGCCGATCGCTGGGCATTCGCTGACAATGAAGCGCTGGCCGACGCGCTGGCGAAAAAGGTGGTGGAGGGGGTGAAAACCGCCACCTGCGCCCCGCTGGATGATGAGGGTGTGCCGCAGGTGGGTGACACCTTTGTGGTGGTGGATGGCCGCAACCAGCCGGTGTGCGCCATTGAGCTGACCTCCACCGATCTGGTGCCGTTCGATCAGGTGCCGGAGTCCCACGCGCGCGCCGAGGCCGAGGGGGATGGCACCCTGGCTGACTGGCGTCAGCAGCAGCAGGCGTTCTTCGAGGAGTATGAGATGTTCTCCCCGCAGATGACGCTGGTGCTGATGAATTTCCGTGTGGTCGAGACGTTCTGA
- a CDS encoding fimbria/pilus outer membrane usher protein, producing MPAWRRRPLPLLITLALLGGRAWAADLPPPPTAAAMPNAQLYLEIVVNGRPSGQVLPVEYRDGHYYLSPDQLQQAGVPMLQKGDQPVAIDQIDSRLKVTYSGETQQLLIQVPNDWLPEQRVGDPQAGDYLPAQSSLGLLFNYDIYANQTPDAPEDGYVSAWTEQRLFGNFGALTNSGVYRRDIGAGEGVVAQNRYIRYDTQWQYNDDLTMMSYSAGDVITGALPWTNAVRLGGVQIARNFSTRPDLVTYPLPAFAGQAAVPSTVDLYINNYKTSSAQVNPGPFTLDTVPYVSGAGEATVVTTDALGRQVSTVVPFYVASDLLQAGLTDYSVSLGALRQNYGISSMDYGELAASGTVRHGLTDWLTLEGRAEGARGMAVAGAGTGLRLGRFGVLNSAWSASQSQYNAFDHDDDGAARDNRAEGSFTDSDITDPFAATSAYGLYQAPTGGRGSQTAVGYTYSTSLFSLSAQRILRSENYADLSNYQTRYRLSRRSDQLTGSLSLGRFGTLGSGYFDVRDADGGRTRLVNLSYSKSLGRNISFYATANREIGGNGFNAQLMISIPFGDMGTASFGATRDTENRWNGRATYSRAIPTDGGFGWNLAYADGQTSDSQYRQADLSWRGDHTEVRGGLYGSRSNYTRWGQLSGSLVAMDGRVYAANQVNDAFALVSTDGYSGIPVSYENQKIGETDDRGYLLVPTVTSFYHARFQIDPLDLPADVSTPTVERTLSIRRNSGLLVNFPVKQLSAANLTLVGPDGKPLPNGSTVRVEGRPSPIYVGWDGLVWLEEAKQENRLTITRMDDGSVCHVTVRLPQPKGLHTLGPLVCRP from the coding sequence ATGCCAGCCTGGCGCAGGCGGCCGCTGCCGCTGCTGATCACGCTGGCGCTGCTGGGCGGCCGGGCGTGGGCGGCTGACCTGCCGCCGCCGCCCACCGCCGCTGCCATGCCCAACGCGCAGCTCTATCTGGAGATTGTGGTCAATGGCCGACCCAGTGGACAGGTGCTGCCCGTGGAGTACCGCGACGGCCACTACTACCTCTCCCCTGACCAGTTGCAGCAAGCCGGGGTGCCGATGCTGCAAAAGGGCGACCAGCCGGTGGCGATTGACCAGATAGACAGTCGGCTGAAGGTCACGTACAGCGGCGAAACCCAGCAACTGCTGATCCAGGTGCCCAACGACTGGCTGCCGGAACAGCGCGTGGGCGATCCTCAGGCGGGTGACTACCTGCCGGCGCAGAGCAGTCTGGGGCTGCTGTTCAACTATGACATCTACGCCAACCAGACGCCGGACGCGCCGGAGGATGGCTACGTCTCCGCCTGGACGGAGCAGCGGCTGTTCGGCAACTTTGGCGCGTTGACCAACTCCGGCGTCTATCGGCGTGACATCGGCGCGGGTGAAGGGGTGGTGGCGCAGAACCGCTATATCCGTTATGACACCCAGTGGCAGTACAACGATGATCTCACCATGATGAGCTACAGCGCCGGTGACGTGATCACCGGTGCGCTGCCCTGGACCAACGCCGTGCGGCTCGGCGGCGTGCAGATTGCGCGCAACTTCTCCACCCGCCCGGATCTGGTCACCTACCCGCTGCCAGCCTTCGCCGGTCAGGCGGCGGTGCCCAGCACCGTCGATCTCTACATCAACAACTATAAAACCAGCAGTGCGCAGGTGAACCCCGGCCCCTTCACCCTCGACACCGTGCCCTATGTCAGCGGTGCTGGCGAGGCCACGGTGGTCACCACCGATGCGCTGGGCCGGCAGGTCTCTACCGTGGTGCCGTTCTACGTCGCCAGCGACCTGTTGCAGGCCGGGCTGACCGACTACAGCGTCAGCCTCGGGGCGCTGCGCCAGAATTATGGCATCAGTTCAATGGATTATGGCGAGCTGGCGGCCAGCGGCACGGTGCGCCACGGCCTGACCGACTGGCTGACGCTGGAGGGGCGCGCTGAAGGCGCGCGTGGCATGGCGGTGGCCGGTGCGGGCACCGGGCTGCGGCTCGGCCGCTTTGGGGTGCTGAACAGCGCCTGGAGCGCCAGCCAGAGCCAGTATAACGCCTTCGATCACGATGATGATGGCGCCGCGCGCGACAACCGTGCCGAGGGCAGTTTTACCGACAGCGACATCACCGATCCCTTTGCCGCCACCTCCGCCTATGGCCTCTATCAGGCGCCCACCGGCGGGCGCGGCAGCCAGACCGCCGTCGGCTACACCTACAGCACCTCCCTGTTCAGCCTGAGCGCGCAACGCATCCTGCGCAGTGAAAACTACGCCGATCTCTCCAACTACCAGACGCGCTACCGCCTGAGCCGCCGCAGCGACCAGCTGACCGGCAGCCTAAGCCTCGGGCGCTTCGGCACGCTGGGCAGCGGCTACTTTGACGTGCGCGACGCCGACGGCGGCCGCACCCGGCTGGTAAACCTGAGCTACAGCAAGAGCCTCGGGCGCAACATCTCCTTCTACGCCACTGCCAACCGTGAAATCGGCGGCAATGGCTTCAATGCCCAGCTGATGATCAGCATCCCGTTCGGCGACATGGGCACCGCCAGCTTTGGCGCGACGCGCGACACCGAAAACCGCTGGAACGGCCGCGCCACCTACAGCCGCGCCATCCCCACCGATGGCGGCTTCGGCTGGAACCTCGCCTATGCCGACGGGCAGACCAGCGACAGCCAATACCGGCAGGCCGATCTCAGCTGGCGTGGCGACCATACCGAAGTGCGCGGTGGCCTCTATGGCAGCCGCAGCAACTACACCCGCTGGGGGCAATTGAGTGGCTCGCTGGTGGCGATGGATGGGCGCGTCTACGCTGCCAACCAAGTAAATGACGCCTTCGCGCTGGTCTCCACCGATGGCTATAGCGGCATCCCGGTCTCCTATGAGAACCAGAAGATCGGCGAAACCGACGATCGCGGCTATTTGCTAGTGCCGACCGTCACCTCCTTCTACCACGCACGCTTCCAGATTGACCCGCTCGACCTGCCGGCGGATGTCAGTACCCCGACGGTGGAGCGCACCCTCTCCATCCGCCGCAACAGCGGCCTGCTGGTCAACTTCCCGGTGAAACAGCTCTCCGCCGCCAACCTGACGCTGGTCGGCCCGGATGGCAAGCCGCTGCCCAACGGCAGCACGGTGCGGGTGGAGGGACGCCCAAGCCCGATCTATGTGGGCTGGGATGGGCTGGTGTGGCTGGAGGAGGCCAAACAGGAGAACCGGCTGACCATCACACGGATGGATGACGGCAGCGTCTGTCATGTCACCGTGCGCCTGCCGCAGCCGAAAGGCCTTCACACCTTGGGGCCGCTGGTATGCCGCCCATGA
- a CDS encoding diguanylate cyclase yields the protein MLNDEKEKILAENAMLRDVISLREMIDNNSDWLWEVDAQGRYTFSSNKSIEFLGVPPEQVLGKTPFDFMPPDEAKRVGEQFAAIVASRAPFGGLLNRNVRADGSEVVLETSGIPLFDAQGAFRGYRGIDRNLTSLYHAPGQRLFQLESIYANAPVGLCFVDMAARYVTVNDAMAAILGVEPYQAIGRQVGDFIPALSPLLMDAQSQAAGRQAMLDREFTLGERIYFIRLKPAYDSQGAALGLSLAMIDITTMKQMERALRESQEHYRNMVELNPQIPWTADPDGLLTDVSSRFQRISGLSRQEILADRWVQAIHSDDRRQALEVWGHALATGAPLDIELRFCHVDRGWNWMRIRAAPSHAPDGRIERWYGTAEDIHERKLLELKLVKVNRRLAIQARTDSLTRLPNRREFKKVLNHEFLRAKRTLTPISLMMIDIDYFKHFNDHYGHLSGDACLRLVARTLRRALKRSTDVVTRFGGEEFAAILPDTDAEGARVVAHHIMEAISGLGIHHQMSPFQRVTISLGMTTYSPGEQAEVTDQAELVSAADEALYLSKNRGRNQFNMMAVTSHQPAP from the coding sequence ATGTTGAATGATGAGAAAGAAAAGATCCTCGCAGAAAACGCGATGCTGCGCGACGTCATCAGCTTGCGGGAGATGATAGACAATAACTCCGACTGGCTGTGGGAAGTTGACGCACAGGGGCGCTACACTTTTTCCTCCAACAAAAGCATCGAGTTCCTTGGCGTGCCGCCGGAGCAGGTGCTGGGCAAGACGCCGTTTGATTTCATGCCGCCGGATGAGGCGAAACGGGTCGGCGAGCAGTTTGCCGCCATCGTCGCCAGCCGCGCGCCCTTTGGTGGCCTGCTCAACCGCAACGTGCGCGCCGATGGCAGCGAGGTGGTGCTGGAGACCAGCGGCATCCCGCTGTTTGACGCGCAGGGCGCGTTCCGTGGCTACCGGGGCATTGACCGCAACCTCACCTCGCTCTACCACGCGCCGGGGCAGCGCCTGTTCCAGCTCGAGTCGATCTACGCCAACGCCCCCGTCGGCCTCTGCTTTGTCGATATGGCCGCCCGCTACGTGACGGTGAATGACGCGATGGCCGCCATCCTCGGGGTGGAGCCTTATCAGGCGATTGGCCGCCAGGTGGGCGACTTCATCCCGGCGCTCAGCCCGCTGCTGATGGACGCGCAGTCGCAGGCGGCCGGGCGGCAGGCGATGCTGGATCGCGAGTTCACCCTCGGCGAGCGCATCTACTTTATCCGCCTCAAGCCAGCCTATGACAGTCAGGGCGCGGCCCTCGGCCTGTCGCTGGCGATGATTGACATCACCACCATGAAGCAGATGGAGCGGGCGCTACGCGAGAGTCAGGAGCACTACCGCAACATGGTGGAGCTGAACCCGCAGATCCCGTGGACGGCCGACCCGGACGGGCTGCTGACCGATGTCAGTTCGCGGTTCCAGCGCATCAGCGGCCTGTCACGGCAGGAGATTTTGGCCGACCGCTGGGTGCAGGCGATCCATAGCGATGACCGGCGGCAGGCGCTGGAAGTGTGGGGCCACGCCCTCGCCACCGGCGCGCCGCTCGATATCGAGCTGCGCTTCTGCCACGTCGATCGCGGCTGGAACTGGATGCGCATCCGCGCCGCGCCCAGCCATGCACCAGATGGCCGCATTGAGCGCTGGTACGGCACCGCCGAGGATATCCATGAGCGCAAGCTGCTAGAGCTGAAGCTGGTGAAGGTCAATCGACGGCTGGCGATTCAGGCGCGCACCGACTCCCTGACCCGGCTGCCCAACCGCCGCGAGTTCAAAAAGGTGCTGAACCATGAGTTCCTGCGCGCCAAGCGCACGCTGACGCCCATTTCGTTGATGATGATCGACATCGACTACTTCAAGCATTTCAATGACCACTACGGCCACCTGTCAGGCGATGCCTGCCTGCGGCTGGTAGCGCGCACCCTGCGCCGGGCGCTGAAGCGCAGCACCGACGTGGTGACCCGCTTTGGTGGCGAAGAGTTCGCCGCCATCCTGCCGGACACCGACGCCGAGGGCGCGCGGGTGGTGGCGCACCACATCATGGAGGCGATCAGCGGGCTGGGGATCCATCACCAGATGAGCCCGTTCCAGCGCGTCACCATCAGCCTTGGCATGACCACCTACTCCCCCGGCGAGCAGGCGGAGGTGACCGATCAGGCGGAGCTGGTCAGCGCCGCCGACGAGGCGCTCTACCTGTCGAAAAACCGTGGCCGCAACCAGTTCAACATGATGGCCGTCACATCCCATCAGCCCGCCCCCTGA
- a CDS encoding molecular chaperone, which translates to MFGALLAALSTPFLSATAHAAAAILIWPIDPVIESSETATALWLENRDSQPVYLQIRVLGWRQVNGEESYNSQTEVIPSPPMATIGPGKRQLVRLVKNSQVPPGQERAYRILVDEVPQGQSPQTTGSLGLKFQMRYSVPLFVSGQGVWTKQDYENPRDYSKATQPALAFRPISMQGKPGLLVRNQGIVHARISKVSLVSGSRRQTVNDGLLGYVLPGQEVRFPLTTALGGGGQLEATVNDNPQPVTISRY; encoded by the coding sequence ATGTTCGGCGCGCTGTTGGCCGCCCTCTCTACCCCGTTTCTCAGCGCCACGGCCCACGCCGCTGCCGCTATCCTGATCTGGCCCATTGATCCGGTGATCGAATCCTCTGAAACCGCCACCGCCCTCTGGCTGGAGAACCGCGACAGCCAGCCGGTCTACCTGCAAATCCGCGTGCTGGGCTGGCGGCAGGTGAATGGTGAGGAGAGCTACAACAGCCAGACCGAAGTGATCCCCAGCCCGCCGATGGCCACCATCGGCCCCGGCAAGCGCCAGCTGGTGCGGCTGGTGAAGAACAGCCAGGTGCCGCCCGGCCAGGAGCGCGCCTACCGCATCCTGGTGGATGAGGTGCCGCAAGGGCAGTCACCCCAGACAACCGGCTCACTGGGGCTGAAGTTCCAGATGCGCTACTCGGTGCCGCTGTTTGTGAGCGGCCAGGGGGTATGGACAAAACAGGATTACGAAAACCCGCGCGACTACAGCAAGGCGACCCAGCCGGCGCTGGCCTTCCGGCCAATCTCCATGCAGGGCAAGCCGGGGCTGCTGGTGCGCAATCAGGGGATTGTGCATGCCCGCATCTCCAAGGTGAGTTTGGTCAGTGGGTCGCGCCGCCAGACGGTCAATGACGGGCTGCTCGGCTATGTACTGCCGGGGCAGGAGGTGCGCTTCCCCCTGACGACGGCATTGGGTGGCGGTGGCCAGTTGGAGGCGACAGTCAATGACAATCCGCAGCCTGTCACCATCAGCCGTTACTGA
- a CDS encoding spore coat U domain-containing protein gives MKKTLLTLASVPLMMSLTATPLFAGTVTGNLGVTLTIGAGCEVIGGNSTGAVNQFGTLSFGEYSSLANIINSQSTDAAGTGNLQLLCTTGTPFTVGLDNGLNAAAGQRRMAGTGGAFIVYNLYQEPARTTLWAPGTPLAGTGTGTPVNLIVYGQVPSQATPAAGTYTDTVTMIITW, from the coding sequence ATGAAGAAAACACTACTCACGCTGGCTTCCGTGCCGTTGATGATGTCCCTGACTGCGACACCGCTCTTCGCCGGGACAGTCACCGGCAACCTCGGCGTGACGCTCACCATCGGCGCCGGTTGCGAAGTGATTGGGGGCAACTCAACCGGGGCGGTGAACCAGTTCGGCACCCTGAGCTTTGGCGAGTACTCCTCACTGGCTAACATCATTAACTCCCAGTCCACCGATGCCGCCGGCACCGGCAACTTGCAGTTGCTGTGCACCACTGGCACGCCCTTCACGGTCGGGCTGGACAATGGCCTGAATGCGGCGGCCGGGCAGCGGCGCATGGCGGGCACGGGCGGGGCCTTTATTGTCTACAACCTCTATCAGGAGCCAGCGCGTACCACCCTGTGGGCACCTGGCACCCCGCTGGCGGGCACCGGCACCGGCACCCCGGTTAACCTGATTGTCTATGGTCAGGTGCCTTCTCAGGCGACACCCGCTGCGGGCACTTATACCGATACTGTGACCATGATCATCACCTGGTAA
- a CDS encoding spore coat U domain-containing protein, whose product MNASRLRRCWPLLCLLPWGASGDTGVDDLSRTQAFTVNATLVNGCVLGSGTSDVSTFGTLSFGSRSSLDTAADVASNQGTGSVVLRCTPGTSVTLALGNGNNVTGSIASGRLLRNASTGETLLYQIYQDAGRTTVWGNGSNGGTVQAFSATGAVQEYKLYARLFASSTLPTAGNYSDSVLVTVTY is encoded by the coding sequence ATGAACGCCTCCCGCCTGCGCCGCTGCTGGCCCCTGCTCTGCCTGCTGCCGTGGGGAGCATCGGGTGACACCGGCGTGGATGATTTGAGCAGAACCCAGGCGTTTACCGTCAACGCCACGCTGGTCAATGGCTGTGTGCTGGGCAGCGGCACCAGTGATGTCAGCACGTTCGGTACCCTGAGTTTTGGTAGCCGCTCCTCACTGGATACCGCTGCCGACGTGGCCTCCAATCAGGGCACTGGCTCGGTGGTGCTGCGCTGTACCCCCGGCACCAGCGTCACGCTGGCGCTGGGCAATGGCAATAACGTCACCGGTTCGATTGCCAGCGGCCGCCTGCTGCGCAATGCCTCGACCGGCGAAACGCTGCTCTACCAGATCTATCAGGATGCCGGTCGCACCACGGTTTGGGGCAACGGCAGTAACGGCGGCACCGTGCAGGCATTCAGCGCCACCGGGGCCGTGCAGGAGTACAAATTGTATGCCCGCCTGTTCGCCAGCAGCACGCTGCCGACCGCCGGCAACTACAGTGATAGCGTGCTGGTCACTGTCACGTACTGA